A portion of the Triticum urartu cultivar G1812 unplaced genomic scaffold, Tu2.1 TuUngrouped_contig_5430, whole genome shotgun sequence genome contains these proteins:
- the LOC125529212 gene encoding mavicyanin-like: MRLSLLIIAAMAVLSTASAAVYNVGEPGGAWDLTTNYSTWAFSRKFQLSDQIVFKYSPQAHDVLEVSKADYDSCSIVNPIATLNSGNDIVTLTAAGTRYFICGFPGHCTGGMKIKIDVVPSSSSPSPAPASGPNASNAPPTMPVSTATSVKATGFGLAILLAFIGFMA, from the coding sequence ATGAGACTCAGCCTCCTCATCATTGCCGCGATGGCCGTCCTAAGCACCGCGTCGGCAGCAGTCTACAATGTTGGCGAACCGGGCGGCGCGTGGGACCTTACCACCAACTACAGCACCTGGGCATTCTCCAGGAAGTTCCAACTCAGCGACCAGATCGTCTTCAAGTACTCCCCTCAGGCGCACGACGTCCTTGAAGTTAGCAAGGCCGACTACGACTCTTGCAGCATCGTCAACCCTATTGCGACCCTCAACTCCGGGAACGACATCGTCACCCTCACCGCCGCTGGCACCCGCTACTTCATTTGTGGGTTCCCTGGCCACTGCACTGGTGGCATGAAGATCAAGATCGACGTCGTGCCTAGCTCCTCCTCACCATCACCCGCCCCGGCTAGTGGCCCCAATGCAAGCAACGCTCCTCCAACCATGCCTGTCTCTACCGCCACCTCCGTGAAGGCCACGGGGTTTGGCCTCGCCATCCTGCTTGCCTTTATCGGTTTCATGGCTTGA
- the LOC125529213 gene encoding mavicyanin-like, translating to MAARRTILLAVAAMAVLSTASAAIYNVGEPSGAWDLTNNYNTWASSRNFQTNDQIVFKYSPQAHNVLEVSKADYDSCSTASPVTTLNFGNDVVTLTATSTRYFICGFPGHCAGGMKVKIDVMPSSSSTSPAPASGPSATNAPPPTPVSTTTNVEATGFGLTILLAVVGLMA from the exons ATGGCTGCCAGGAGAACCATTCTCCTCGCCGTGGCTGCGATGGCCGTCCTGAGCACCGCATCAGCGGCAATCTACAACGTGGGCGAGCCGAGCGGCGCATGGGACCTCA ccaacaactaCAACACTTGGGCGTCCTCTAGGAACTTCCAAACCAACGACCAGATCGTCTTCAAGTACTCCCCTCAGGCACACAACGTCCTCGAAGTCAGCAAGGCAGACTACGACTCTTGTAGCACCGCCAGCCCCGTCACCACCCTCAACTTCGGGAATGATGTTGTCACCCTCACCGCCACCAGCACCCGCTACTTCATCTGCGGTTTCCCTGGTCATTGTGCGGGCGGCATGAAGGTTAAGATTGATGTCATGCCTAGCTCCTCCTCTACGTCACCCGCCCCGGCCAGCGGCCCAAGTGCAACCAACGCGCCCCCGCCGACACCTGTCTCCACTACCACCAATGTGGAGGCCACCGGGTTTGGCCTCACCATTTTGCTTGCCGTTGTTGGCCTCATGGCTTGA